A single genomic interval of Chryseobacterium paludis harbors:
- a CDS encoding helix-turn-helix transcriptional regulator: MKPVRYQLFLFMCLCVGLNSFAQNIYLDSLQLAINNTDLPEKEKPVLLNRLAEVYRINRNYSAAESNARQSARIALHYKNYIEATKAYTLITVIKANNKQLTSLKQTSDSALVYAQQAKNPVAMAYGYYAQAFLYKTMDDPQKKIKFCQLGLKELEKSPDPYIAAKLYYQLYAAYSNWNNVPQANKYALKTTENALKTKDYNLLSNSYAALSVAHEYNYNATKEKKELDSVLFYLKKSEALYLKYPTQVSNYTYAITCINIANVYFKYFPVNDKNAEKNAIYYAQTAGNILKNNPNASEVKASSLGLLSEYASRSGNTSLTESYLLEAYNLMKADQHPYYYTLINITRSLSIFYKKQGNFEKAIAFQEEVTEYSNKNFNQEQALNAQKLEIQFETEKKNNEVKILKEREASRKIQNYLYVCIVIACLLGLLFMFRSYHFKLRLSLEREKQLQLEKQESEMQMKLEKEEQARLKAEQQLLEAQQQQLQKEAMANVLQLEHKNRMLHTIKDKLADDNSLNMQKIVREEMVLDNDFEGAKLQIQQIHPDFFNLINEKAQKKLTLLDMKLCAYLYLKMDTRQISQLMHIEPKSVRMSRYRVKQKLGLEKDDDLNVFLQSVGN; the protein is encoded by the coding sequence ATGAAACCTGTCCGCTATCAATTGTTTTTATTTATGTGTTTATGCGTAGGCTTAAACAGTTTTGCGCAAAATATATATCTTGACAGCCTGCAGTTGGCCATCAATAATACTGACCTCCCTGAAAAAGAAAAACCTGTTTTATTGAACCGGCTTGCAGAAGTTTACCGGATAAACAGAAATTATTCTGCTGCAGAAAGTAACGCGAGACAAAGTGCCCGTATAGCTTTGCATTACAAAAATTACATTGAAGCTACAAAAGCTTATACACTTATTACTGTTATAAAAGCTAATAACAAGCAGTTGACCTCTTTGAAGCAAACCAGTGATTCAGCCTTGGTATACGCTCAACAGGCTAAAAATCCTGTGGCGATGGCTTACGGATATTATGCACAGGCTTTTTTATATAAAACGATGGATGATCCACAGAAAAAAATCAAGTTTTGTCAACTGGGATTAAAAGAACTGGAAAAGTCACCTGATCCTTATATTGCGGCAAAACTGTATTACCAGCTTTATGCTGCTTATTCCAATTGGAACAATGTACCACAGGCTAATAAATACGCTCTCAAAACGACCGAAAATGCATTAAAAACAAAAGATTACAACCTACTGAGTAATTCTTATGCAGCATTATCAGTAGCTCATGAATATAACTACAATGCCACTAAAGAAAAAAAGGAACTTGACAGTGTATTATTTTATCTAAAAAAATCAGAAGCCCTCTACCTTAAATACCCAACACAGGTATCCAATTATACATATGCCATCACTTGCATCAACATTGCAAATGTCTACTTCAAATATTTCCCCGTCAATGATAAAAATGCTGAAAAAAATGCCATTTATTATGCTCAAACAGCTGGAAATATTTTAAAAAATAATCCCAATGCTTCAGAAGTTAAAGCGAGCAGTTTGGGTTTATTGAGCGAATATGCATCACGAAGTGGCAACACTAGTTTAACGGAAAGCTACTTATTAGAGGCCTACAATCTTATGAAAGCTGATCAGCATCCCTATTACTACACACTAATCAATATCACCCGATCCTTATCCATTTTTTATAAAAAGCAGGGTAATTTTGAGAAAGCCATTGCCTTTCAGGAAGAAGTAACTGAGTACAGCAATAAGAATTTTAATCAGGAACAGGCACTGAATGCTCAAAAACTGGAAATACAATTTGAAACTGAAAAGAAAAACAATGAGGTAAAAATTTTAAAAGAAAGAGAAGCAAGTCGTAAAATACAAAACTATTTATATGTCTGCATTGTGATAGCTTGCTTGCTGGGGTTGCTCTTTATGTTCCGGTCATATCATTTTAAATTGCGTCTGTCTTTAGAGCGTGAAAAGCAGCTGCAGTTAGAAAAACAGGAATCTGAAATGCAGATGAAGTTAGAAAAAGAGGAACAGGCGAGATTAAAAGCGGAACAGCAATTACTGGAAGCTCAACAGCAGCAATTGCAAAAGGAGGCAATGGCCAATGTCCTTCAACTGGAACATAAAAACCGTATGTTGCATACCATAAAAGATAAACTGGCTGATGATAATTCATTAAATATGCAAAAGATCGTAAGAGAAGAAATGGTTCTGGATAATGATTTTGAAGGCGCTAAACTACAAATCCAGCAGATACACCCGGACTTTTTTAACCTCATCAATGAAAAAGCACAAAAAAAACTTACCCTTTTAGATATGAAGCTTTGTGCTTATCTCTATCTTAAAATGGATACCCGGCAGATCTCACAGCTCATGCATATTGAACCTAAAAGTGTACGAATGAGCCGTTATAGAGTTAAACAGAAATTAGGACTGGAGAAAGATGATGATCTCAACGTATTTTTACAAAGTGTAGGCAATTGA
- a CDS encoding DUF4870 domain-containing protein, producing the protein MNNKTLSIISYITPFGWIIAYLIGKDNADSLLKYHLRQSLGLMIISILFNIVMRILVSISPALGFLGIVGLLIMIFWILGIINAANNAEKPVPVFGKMFEDKFAFIG; encoded by the coding sequence ATGAATAACAAGACCTTATCTATCATTTCCTATATTACTCCTTTTGGCTGGATCATAGCTTATCTTATAGGAAAAGACAACGCAGATTCTCTGCTTAAATATCATTTAAGACAGTCATTGGGACTTATGATCATTAGTATCCTCTTTAATATTGTAATGCGAATCCTTGTTTCTATATCACCAGCATTAGGTTTTTTGGGAATTGTAGGACTTCTGATTATGATATTCTGGATATTAGGAATTATTAATGCGGCTAATAATGCTGAAAAACCAGTTCCCGTATTTGGAAAAATGTTCGAGGATAAATTTGCTTTTATCGGTTAA
- a CDS encoding alpha/beta hydrolase, giving the protein MKYKLFFLLPVILFLINCSSKKIIDLKGPYDVQLDTLKMYDKNRDRLIPVAFYKPKNKKKISNQEVIIFNHGYGANQGGDYLKYSYLTNQLASKGYFVVSIQHELPTDPLIPTDGKPQKVRMPFWERGTENILFVLNELKKSNPNLDYKHLTLMGHSNGGDMVALFGNKYPDLVYKIITMDNRRMYLPRAFHPKIYTLRSNDYPADEKVLPTIEEQKRYNIIVQNTSINHGKMDDKGNAEERKTLNNFIDKYLEEN; this is encoded by the coding sequence ATGAAATACAAATTATTTTTCTTGCTTCCAGTTATTCTATTTTTAATCAATTGTTCTTCAAAAAAGATCATTGATTTGAAAGGTCCTTATGACGTACAACTTGATACTTTAAAGATGTATGACAAAAATAGAGACCGTTTGATTCCCGTTGCTTTCTACAAACCTAAAAACAAAAAGAAGATCTCAAATCAGGAGGTTATTATTTTCAATCATGGATATGGTGCCAATCAGGGTGGGGATTATCTAAAATATTCATATCTGACTAATCAGCTGGCTTCAAAAGGATATTTTGTGGTAAGTATTCAACATGAACTTCCAACTGACCCATTGATTCCGACGGATGGCAAGCCACAGAAAGTACGAATGCCATTCTGGGAAAGAGGAACTGAGAATATTCTGTTTGTCTTGAATGAACTTAAAAAAAGCAACCCTAACCTCGATTATAAGCATTTAACCTTAATGGGTCACTCTAATGGTGGTGATATGGTCGCATTGTTTGGAAATAAATATCCTGATTTGGTCTATAAAATTATTACCATGGACAATAGAAGAATGTACCTTCCCAGAGCTTTTCATCCTAAGATCTATACTTTGCGCTCAAATGATTACCCTGCTGATGAAAAAGTATTACCTACCATAGAAGAACAAAAAAGATACAATATCATTGTACAAAACACCAGTATTAATCACGGAAAAATGGATGATAAAGGTAATGCAGAAGAAAGAAAAACACTGAACAATTTCATTGATAAATACCTTGAAGAAAATTAA
- a CDS encoding epoxide hydrolase family protein — protein MKPFTVNISQTVLDDLKNRIQNTRWPGEAEGSGWHFGTSEKYLKELADYWMNRYDWKKYEQQLNQYPQYMVEIDGIQIHFQHIKGKSSNSKPLLLTHGWPDSYYRFHKIIPLLTEGEQSFDLIIPSIPGFGFSDQTAVSSEDVAGLWRKLMTEILGYKTFFAAGGDVGMGVTKALASKDPDVVAAVHFTDLGYPMGQEDPNSMTEEEQQFAQFVQQWWYSEGAYAMVHSTKPQSLAYALNDSPIGLASWIISFGNAGAPPELIETAFGGKDELLTNIMIYWITQTIGSSMRMYKADAIAQWGGSQPLQKSNVPAGVVVLPREAQFPREWAERFVNVVRFNKLDKGGHFAALEIPQAFADELKSFFYSLK, from the coding sequence ATGAAACCATTTACCGTAAACATTTCACAAACTGTTCTCGATGATCTGAAAAACCGCATTCAAAATACCCGCTGGCCTGGAGAGGCTGAAGGTTCCGGCTGGCATTTTGGTACCAGTGAAAAATACTTAAAAGAACTTGCTGATTACTGGATGAATAGATATGACTGGAAGAAGTATGAACAACAGCTGAATCAATATCCACAGTATATGGTAGAGATTGATGGGATACAAATTCATTTCCAACATATAAAAGGTAAAAGCAGCAACTCAAAGCCGTTGTTATTAACTCACGGCTGGCCAGATAGCTATTATCGCTTCCACAAGATCATTCCATTGCTTACTGAAGGGGAACAAAGCTTTGATCTCATTATCCCTTCTATTCCTGGATTTGGATTTTCTGATCAAACAGCTGTTAGCAGTGAAGATGTTGCAGGCTTATGGAGAAAGCTCATGACCGAAATATTAGGTTATAAAACGTTTTTTGCCGCAGGTGGTGATGTGGGCATGGGTGTTACCAAAGCTTTGGCTTCTAAAGATCCGGATGTTGTTGCGGCTGTCCATTTCACTGATTTGGGTTATCCCATGGGACAGGAAGATCCCAACAGCATGACTGAAGAAGAGCAACAATTTGCTCAGTTTGTTCAGCAATGGTGGTATAGTGAGGGTGCTTATGCAATGGTTCATTCTACCAAACCTCAATCTTTGGCCTATGCACTTAACGACTCTCCTATTGGATTGGCATCATGGATCATTAGTTTTGGAAATGCGGGGGCTCCACCCGAATTAATTGAAACAGCATTTGGTGGAAAAGATGAACTTCTTACCAATATTATGATCTATTGGATTACTCAGACAATAGGCTCATCCATGAGAATGTATAAAGCTGATGCTATTGCACAATGGGGAGGTTCCCAACCTTTACAAAAAAGCAATGTTCCTGCAGGAGTTGTTGTTCTTCCTCGTGAAGCACAATTTCCCCGTGAATGGGCGGAAAGATTTGTAAATGTAGTACGTTTCAACAAATTAGATAAGGGCGGCCATTTTGCTGCTTTAGAAATACCACAGGCTTTTGCAGATGAATTGAAATCTTTCTTTTATTCTTTGAAATAA
- a CDS encoding NAD(P)-dependent oxidoreductase encodes MKTNTIAVIGGTGKSGKYLVQYLLEKGYKMKLLLRTPENFKLEHPLIEIVKGDARDYHSVNTLIKDCSVVMSTLSQPVGEESIFSDAAENITRSMALHGIKRYIVIAGLNVDTPFDKKSIKVKQATEWMYQNYPKTTKDRQAEYEILTKTNLDWTLIRLPLIIQTSESFKTETNLEDCKGENISATDLAEFLTSQIDDRTYIKQSPFLYNLS; translated from the coding sequence ATGAAAACAAATACAATTGCCGTAATCGGTGGAACCGGAAAATCGGGAAAATATCTTGTGCAATATCTTTTAGAAAAAGGATACAAGATGAAATTATTATTAAGAACTCCAGAAAATTTTAAACTTGAACATCCTTTAATTGAAATCGTGAAAGGAGATGCAAGAGATTATCACTCAGTCAATACCTTGATTAAAGATTGTAGTGTTGTAATGAGTACTTTGAGTCAACCTGTGGGAGAAGAATCTATATTTAGTGATGCCGCAGAGAATATTACCAGATCAATGGCCTTGCATGGAATTAAAAGATATATCGTAATAGCGGGTTTGAATGTAGATACTCCTTTTGATAAGAAAAGCATTAAGGTGAAACAGGCAACAGAATGGATGTATCAAAACTATCCAAAAACCACAAAAGACAGACAGGCAGAGTATGAGATTCTTACAAAGACCAATCTGGATTGGACTTTAATAAGACTTCCTTTAATTATTCAAACTTCTGAAAGTTTTAAAACCGAGACAAATCTTGAAGATTGTAAAGGAGAGAACATAAGTGCTACAGATTTAGCGGAGTTTTTAACTTCTCAAATTGATGACAGAACTTACATTAAACAAAGTCCCTTTTTGTATAATTTATCTTAA
- the uvrA gene encoding excinuclease ABC subunit UvrA has translation MASITEIDIKKQVFVKNAHLNNLKNIDVLIPKNKLIVITGVSGSGKSSLAFDTIYAEGQRRYVESLSSYARQFLGKLEKPKVDDIKGLAPSIAIQQKVISSNPRSTVGTSTEIYDYMKLLFARIGKTYSPVSGEEVKKDSVTDVVDYIKASKKDTSFLLTAPLEYDTDNFTENLNVLKLAGFTRLEINDNVAGIEDLESFGFTPEKGMVINLVIDRFAYEEDESFLQRLADSIQMAFYEGRGYCSLKNIETGAAKEFSNKFELDGIEFLEPNVHFFSFNNPYGACPTCEGYGKVIGIDEDLVIPNKTLSIYEDAVVSWRGETMSEWKKAFIKKAGEFPIHKPYHQLTKEQKNYLWKGDGSSSFPSINNFFKMLEENLYKIQYRVMLSRYRGKTLCPTCEGLRLREETSWVKIDGHNIQSTIELPLDELSPLINSLKISDHDHDIAKRLLYEITTRLDFLLKVGLGYLTINRTSNTLSGGESQRINLATSLGSSLVGSIYILDEPSIGLHSRDTENLIGVLKNLRDLGNTVIVVEHDEDVMRAADYIIDIGPEAGYLGGELVFAGDYKELKNADTLTSKYLTGKLEIKVPEKRRKAKEWIYIKGARQNNLKNIDVDVPLESLVVISGVSGSGKSTLMKEILTNDIQIQLGMGGKKGDYDSVEFPKKLIKNIELIDQNPIGKSSRSNPVTYLKAYDDIRDLFAKQKMSKMMGYKPKHFSFNVDGGRCDECKGEGVINVSMQFMADIELECETCKGTRFKNEILEVKFDEKNISDILHMTVDEALEFFKENHEEKIVTKLRPLQDVGLGYLQLGQSSSTLSGGEAQRVKLASFLVKGVTTDKTLFIFDEPSTGLHFHDIQKLLKSLQALIDLGHSVIVIEHQPDIIKSADHVIDIGPEAGKYGGEIVFAGTPEELAKDKKSHTAKYIKEKLES, from the coding sequence ATGGCATCAATTACAGAAATAGATATAAAAAAACAGGTATTTGTTAAAAACGCACACCTTAACAACCTGAAAAACATCGATGTATTAATCCCCAAGAATAAACTGATTGTCATTACCGGAGTATCGGGAAGTGGAAAATCTTCTTTAGCTTTTGACACCATTTATGCGGAGGGACAAAGACGTTATGTTGAGAGTTTAAGCTCATATGCACGACAGTTTTTAGGTAAACTGGAGAAACCAAAAGTGGATGATATTAAAGGATTGGCTCCTTCTATTGCTATCCAACAAAAAGTAATTTCTTCCAATCCCCGTTCTACGGTTGGAACTTCCACGGAGATCTATGATTACATGAAGCTTCTATTTGCCCGAATTGGAAAGACCTACTCTCCGGTTTCTGGTGAAGAGGTAAAAAAAGATTCAGTGACTGATGTAGTAGATTATATTAAAGCATCGAAAAAAGATACGTCTTTTCTTTTAACAGCTCCTTTGGAATATGATACAGACAATTTCACTGAAAACTTAAATGTCTTAAAACTGGCTGGTTTTACAAGACTTGAGATCAATGACAATGTTGCCGGAATTGAAGATCTTGAAAGTTTTGGATTTACTCCTGAAAAAGGAATGGTTATCAACCTTGTTATTGACCGTTTCGCTTATGAGGAAGATGAAAGTTTTCTTCAAAGATTAGCAGACTCTATACAGATGGCTTTTTATGAAGGCCGGGGATATTGCTCTCTTAAAAATATAGAAACAGGAGCAGCTAAAGAGTTTTCCAATAAATTTGAATTGGACGGGATTGAGTTTCTGGAACCCAATGTTCATTTTTTCAGCTTTAATAATCCTTATGGTGCTTGTCCTACCTGTGAAGGGTATGGAAAAGTAATTGGAATTGACGAGGATCTTGTGATTCCAAATAAAACACTTTCCATTTATGAGGATGCAGTGGTTTCCTGGAGAGGTGAAACAATGAGTGAATGGAAAAAAGCATTTATAAAAAAAGCTGGTGAATTCCCTATTCATAAACCCTACCATCAACTAACCAAGGAACAGAAGAATTATTTATGGAAAGGAGATGGCAGCAGCAGTTTCCCATCGATCAATAATTTCTTCAAGATGCTTGAGGAGAATTTATATAAAATTCAATACCGTGTTATGCTTTCGCGTTACCGTGGAAAAACCCTTTGTCCAACCTGCGAAGGATTACGACTTCGTGAGGAAACGAGTTGGGTAAAAATTGACGGACACAACATTCAGTCTACTATTGAATTACCTTTAGATGAACTTTCCCCTTTAATCAATAGTTTAAAAATTTCAGATCACGATCATGATATTGCCAAAAGGCTTTTGTATGAAATTACGACCCGTTTGGATTTTTTATTAAAAGTAGGATTAGGATATTTAACGATAAACAGGACTTCAAATACCCTTTCAGGAGGTGAAAGTCAGAGAATTAACCTGGCAACCAGTTTAGGAAGCTCATTGGTGGGTTCTATTTATATTCTGGATGAACCTTCTATAGGACTACACTCCAGAGATACAGAAAATTTAATTGGAGTTTTAAAAAATCTTCGAGATCTGGGCAATACCGTTATCGTTGTTGAACATGATGAAGATGTGATGAGGGCTGCAGATTATATTATTGATATAGGCCCTGAAGCCGGCTATCTGGGTGGTGAGTTGGTTTTTGCAGGAGATTATAAAGAATTGAAGAATGCTGATACTTTAACCTCTAAATACTTAACAGGAAAATTGGAAATTAAGGTTCCTGAAAAAAGAAGAAAGGCTAAAGAATGGATTTATATTAAAGGGGCAAGACAGAATAATCTGAAAAACATTGATGTAGATGTTCCATTGGAAAGTCTGGTTGTTATTTCGGGAGTTTCAGGAAGTGGTAAATCTACTTTAATGAAAGAAATCCTTACGAATGACATCCAGATACAATTAGGAATGGGTGGTAAAAAAGGAGATTATGATTCTGTAGAATTCCCTAAAAAACTCATTAAAAATATAGAGCTGATCGATCAGAATCCAATTGGAAAATCTTCGCGTTCAAACCCTGTTACTTATCTTAAAGCTTATGATGACATCAGGGATCTGTTTGCTAAACAGAAGATGTCTAAAATGATGGGTTATAAACCAAAACATTTCTCTTTCAATGTAGATGGTGGAAGATGTGACGAATGTAAGGGAGAGGGAGTGATCAATGTTTCCATGCAGTTTATGGCAGATATCGAATTGGAATGTGAAACCTGTAAAGGAACACGTTTCAAAAATGAAATTCTTGAAGTAAAATTTGATGAGAAAAATATTTCTGATATCCTTCATATGACAGTGGATGAAGCTCTTGAATTTTTCAAAGAGAATCATGAAGAAAAGATCGTTACAAAACTAAGACCTTTACAGGATGTTGGTTTGGGATATTTGCAGCTTGGACAAAGTTCATCTACTCTTTCAGGAGGTGAAGCACAACGTGTAAAACTGGCCTCATTCTTAGTAAAAGGAGTAACAACAGATAAAACCCTGTTTATTTTCGATGAACCTTCAACAGGTCTTCATTTCCATGACATTCAGAAATTACTGAAGTCCCTTCAGGCGCTGATCGATCTTGGACATTCTGTGATTGTTATTGAACACCAACCTGATATCATTAAATCTGCGGATCATGTTATTGATATTGGTCCCGAAGCAGGAAAATATGGTGGTGAAATAGTTTTTGCAGGAACACCTGAGGAATTAGCAAAAGATAAAAAATCTCACACAGCAAAATATATTAAAGAAAAGCTGGAGAGTTAA
- a CDS encoding TonB-dependent receptor plug domain-containing protein produces the protein MMKKLGVVFFLGLIVITEAQEKTTDIETVEFQGKFISTPYKNANQNITVISKEEIANSPAKSIDEILQQVPGMDIRRRGANGVQSDVAFRGSSSEQVLLLLNGIRMNDSQTGHNSLNIPIDLEDVERIEIVKGPAARRFGQNAYAGVINIITKTNPGKRVKISAEGGDYETYGFGLNAQLGNEKFSNSLQANSATSQGFMHNTDYEIRNVFYQSRLAIKNGDLRLQAGISEKKFGANGFYASPKATEQYEELQASVISLAHQQSFGKLKLNSNVYWRRGQDMYLYDRQKPDGYRNMHIGNNVGGQVNSSYSWGLGITGVGIELRKELLASNNLGNRNRFVSQIFFEHNFSLLDKKLNITPGISWGNYSKEGNFFYPGLDVGYNFNPNNKIYGNIAKVHRVPTFTDLYYISPTEQGNPDLLPENAVSTEIGYQYQNKGLLAKISGFMRNSNNSIDWVKKSLTDPVWYAQNVGKINTKGIEAEVNHRLSDWLKYSVGYTYLDTKVKESNDFVSRYVLDNLKHQFIAKLETSFLQCFTNELVYRYNDRLNLGSYNLLDEKISFVKNDFSVYVLINNITNTKYTETFGVQMPNRWFHIGFTYNINIK, from the coding sequence ATGATGAAAAAGCTGGGCGTTGTATTTTTTCTTGGTCTGATAGTAATAACTGAAGCGCAGGAAAAAACTACAGATATAGAAACTGTTGAATTTCAAGGTAAATTTATTTCAACTCCATATAAAAATGCCAATCAGAATATCACTGTTATTTCAAAAGAAGAGATTGCCAATTCTCCTGCGAAAAGTATTGATGAAATCCTTCAACAGGTTCCCGGAATGGATATCAGAAGGAGAGGAGCAAATGGCGTTCAGAGTGATGTCGCTTTTCGGGGAAGTTCATCCGAACAGGTTCTTCTTCTATTAAATGGGATTAGAATGAATGATTCGCAAACGGGGCACAATTCTCTTAATATTCCTATAGATCTTGAAGATGTTGAAAGAATCGAAATAGTCAAAGGTCCTGCTGCCAGGAGATTTGGGCAGAATGCTTATGCAGGAGTCATTAATATCATTACCAAAACAAATCCTGGAAAAAGAGTAAAGATAAGCGCTGAAGGTGGGGATTATGAAACCTATGGATTTGGACTGAATGCTCAATTGGGAAATGAAAAATTTTCTAATTCTTTACAGGCCAATTCTGCAACCTCCCAAGGTTTCATGCATAACACTGATTATGAAATACGGAATGTTTTTTATCAAAGCAGATTAGCTATTAAGAATGGTGACTTAAGGCTACAGGCCGGTATTTCAGAAAAGAAATTTGGGGCTAATGGATTTTATGCTTCTCCAAAAGCAACTGAACAATATGAGGAGCTTCAGGCCTCCGTGATTAGTTTAGCTCACCAACAATCCTTCGGAAAATTAAAATTAAATTCTAATGTGTACTGGAGACGAGGTCAGGATATGTATTTATATGACAGGCAAAAACCTGATGGATACAGAAATATGCACATTGGAAACAATGTAGGAGGGCAAGTCAACTCAAGCTATTCATGGGGATTGGGAATAACTGGTGTTGGAATTGAGTTAAGAAAAGAACTTTTGGCAAGTAATAATTTAGGAAATAGAAACCGTTTTGTTTCCCAGATTTTCTTTGAACATAATTTTTCATTATTAGATAAAAAACTGAATATTACACCAGGAATTTCATGGGGAAATTATTCCAAGGAAGGGAATTTCTTTTATCCGGGATTAGATGTAGGTTATAACTTTAATCCAAATAACAAGATCTATGGTAATATTGCCAAAGTTCATAGAGTTCCTACCTTCACAGATCTTTATTATATAAGCCCAACGGAGCAGGGAAACCCTGATTTGCTCCCTGAAAATGCAGTATCTACAGAAATAGGATATCAATATCAGAATAAAGGTTTATTAGCTAAGATCAGTGGTTTTATGCGTAATTCAAATAATTCGATTGACTGGGTGAAAAAATCACTGACAGATCCTGTTTGGTATGCTCAGAATGTTGGAAAGATAAATACAAAAGGTATTGAAGCTGAAGTTAATCACAGATTGTCAGATTGGCTGAAATACAGTGTCGGATATACGTATCTGGATACCAAAGTTAAAGAATCCAATGATTTTGTTTCAAGGTATGTTCTGGATAATTTAAAGCATCAGTTCATAGCAAAACTGGAAACAAGTTTCTTGCAATGTTTCACCAATGAACTGGTTTACCGATATAATGACAGGTTAAATCTTGGAAGTTATAATCTATTGGATGAGAAGATCAGTTTTGTGAAAAATGATTTTTCTGTCTATGTTTTGATTAATAATATTACGAATACGAAATATACAGAAACATTTGGTGTTCAAATGCCTAACAGGTGGTTTCATATTGGTTTTACGTACAATATTAATATTAAGTAA
- a CDS encoding DUF2490 domain-containing protein, translated as MKLFLGLSLLFSITFFKAQEHVSSFNAVTLTYKFHPKFFLYAEGQLRGNQEYSYPDYYEIKGGVGYNLTKNHKPFVGLGRYVNYKDHSLSKEEFRVWLQDVIDIKKGIVKFENRFRVEKSWFYEPQTDNSSQRMRYRYRLNVSVPLNAKTIQKGTVFANAYDEVFLVSPIKPTFARNRVYGGFGYQVDEYFGVLCGYLWQREFEASGNRNLHFIYLALNINIDGTDHHTKTFDFPGAD; from the coding sequence ATGAAACTTTTTTTAGGTTTAAGCTTACTTTTTAGTATTACTTTTTTTAAAGCTCAAGAGCATGTTTCAAGCTTCAATGCAGTGACTCTTACCTATAAATTTCATCCCAAATTTTTCCTGTATGCTGAAGGGCAGCTCCGTGGTAATCAAGAATACTCGTATCCTGATTATTATGAAATAAAAGGTGGGGTAGGATATAATCTTACAAAAAATCATAAACCATTTGTTGGTCTGGGGAGATATGTGAATTATAAAGATCATAGTCTGAGTAAAGAAGAATTCAGAGTATGGCTTCAGGATGTCATTGATATCAAAAAAGGTATTGTAAAGTTTGAAAATCGTTTTCGTGTAGAAAAGAGCTGGTTTTATGAGCCTCAAACAGATAATAGTTCCCAAAGGATGCGTTACCGTTACCGGTTGAATGTAAGTGTCCCATTAAATGCTAAAACCATACAGAAAGGAACCGTTTTCGCCAATGCTTACGATGAAGTATTTTTAGTGAGCCCCATAAAACCTACCTTCGCAAGAAATAGAGTATACGGTGGTTTCGGATACCAGGTCGATGAATACTTTGGGGTTCTCTGTGGTTATTTGTGGCAAAGGGAATTTGAAGCTTCAGGAAACAGGAATTTACACTTTATTTATTTAGCATTAAATATCAATATCGATGGTACAGATCATCATACCAAAACATTTGATTTCCCTGGAGCAGATTAA
- a CDS encoding phosphohydrolase, which translates to MTKEELLHRAIKIADKAHKGQTDKYHAPYIAHVMRVMEYGKTLDEKIVGALHDVVEDHPSEFSLDFLRNEGFPEYVLFAVSCLTKFDPEEDYDDFVKRTERSPLAVAVKLNDLRDNMDLRRVNRELTPKDIKRFNKYLKAYHYLIEKY; encoded by the coding sequence ATGACTAAAGAAGAACTTTTACATAGAGCCATAAAGATAGCTGATAAAGCACATAAAGGTCAGACTGATAAATACCACGCTCCATACATTGCTCACGTAATGCGTGTTATGGAATATGGTAAAACTCTGGATGAAAAAATTGTAGGGGCATTGCATGATGTTGTAGAAGATCATCCTTCAGAATTTAGTCTTGATTTTCTACGTAACGAAGGCTTTCCTGAGTATGTTCTGTTTGCTGTAAGCTGTCTTACAAAATTTGATCCCGAAGAGGATTACGATGATTTTGTAAAAAGAACAGAAAGATCCCCTCTTGCAGTAGCAGTAAAATTAAATGATCTTCGCGATAATATGGATTTACGCAGGGTAAACAGAGAACTGACTCCTAAGGATATCAAAAGATTCAATAAATACCTTAAAGCCTATCATTATCTGATTGAGAAATATTAA